AACTCCTATTTCTCCTGGGCAGACCATATGCAGAAGTACAAATGGGGCCAGTGCAACCAGTTCTTCAGAGTCGTATCCGTCAATCCGTTGTTGGATGACGACAGCGTCCCCGACCTGGTCCTGGATTTCGTCATCTATCATGAGATCCTTCACCTTAGGCAGGATATGTCCAAGGCCCATCGCCCCCACAACGCTCAGTTTAGATCGTGGGAGCACTTGTTCCCGGAATACGATGCCTGCGAAGAGTACCTGAGGACGTTCTATTCGAGGAAACGTCTACATTGAAAACCTATGCCCATCATCGATGCTGTAATTCTCGCTGGACTTTTCTTTCCTTATCGAGACGTAAGCCCCTCGACCTCGTCGGGCTTGAATTCGAGGACAGCGGGCCCTGCACATGCTGTCAGCGTTCTGATCTCATGCATATGAGGTTCAGGTTCCGAAACTTCTATTCGATCCGACCTTCCTGGTCAAAGGTATATAAATCAGTTAAACGGATTCATATCCGGTGACTCAAAATGGGATTGAGAGAGTTCCTTAAGAAGCACGAGACGGACAATGAAGAGGCCAGATGGGAAGAAGAGCAAGATGGCGATGGACTGAACATAGACCTCGACGCTGCAGCCAAGGCCATCAAGATGTTCAAGAACCGCAACAAGCAATGAAGGACAGCAGCAAACTGTCCTCCAACCCCCTTTACTTATCTCTCCAAATTTTCAAGCCAGAACGGACTTGTCGTCCAGATATCTCTTCGATATGACGTTGAAATCCTTATCGAACTCATACACGAGAGGTATCCCGTTGGGGGATGATCTCGATGTCGATCCCTGCGATGTTCATCTTTCCTCCGTTGAGCTTCTCGCCGGCGTTGATTATCCCGGAATCGAAAGCGGCTCCGAAGACTCCGGAAAAGTTCTGCACCAGGTGTGCTCCCTCTCCGTCGGTGTTGTATGCGACTGCTGACTCGGTCAAATAGTTCTTGACATCAGGGAGGAAGGAGGAACCTTCCGCGTGGTAGGATACCAGCTTTCCGACGATCTCCAGCTTGTTATCGGCCAGATACTTGGTAAGCTCCGCGATGCTGTCATGGAAGCAGGGCAGTTCGATGATGATCCCCTTTCCCTGACGGTCCAGGATGATGACCTGGTCCTCGATGGCGTCCTTGGTGCTGTATACGCGGACGTTCATGTCCCCGCATGCGATCTTCGTGATTATTCCATGTTCGAGTGTCTCTATCTGTTGTGACATGGTTTCTCACCGATACTAGATATCGCTATGAGTATTAGTATCGAACAGAAACTAATAAGAAATAAGAAACCAGAGGGTAACATAGTTACGCTGAGGTAACTATCGGCATGAATTCGCCGCTGGCAGAACATGGAACCACTTCGAGCGGAGCAATACAGAACGGTGATCATACGGCGAATGAGTGCCAAGTATCAGGAGATCCGCATCTGATCAGGTCCTGAGCGGGTGGAATCATTTCCTGTTCCTGACCCCGGAGTTGTTGGTCTTCCTGACCTCCTCGTGATAGAAGTAATCGACTATGACGGGATGTCCGGGTTCCGCCCTCCCGTATGGTGTCCAGTTGTCGGTGAATGGGCAACCCAATTCCTTGGCCAGGCTCTCCGCCTTCCTTTCCTGGTCGATGAAATAGGAGCGGTCCTTCTTCGTATAGATCTCCTTGTACAGCGGAACTAAGTTAGGATATCTCTCCTCTATGTACGACAGTATATCGGACTTGAATCCTCCCCTGAGATTGAGATTCTCCAGCCAAACCAGGTCGCATTGGTCCTTTATCCTCCTTATGATTGCTTCTATATCGGTTATCCCCGGGAAGACAGGCGAGATGAAGGTGACCGTGCGTATTCTCTCGTCGTAGAGCTTCTTCATGGCATCCAGGCGCCTCTCTATACTCATGGCCTTGTCCATGTCCGATCTGAAGGAATCGTCCAGGGTGTTGATGGAGAAGGAAACGGTCATGCGTTCGAAACTCTTCAGCAGATCCAAGTCCCTGAGAACAAGGTCCGATCTGGTGCATATGGTGATATCGGCCTTGCTCCCGGAAAGCTGTTCGAGCAGCTTCCTCGTCCTGAGATACTTCTTCTCCTGCGGGACGTAGGGGTCCGTGACGGTACCGATCAGCACGGTCTGATTGTCGTACTTTGAGGGGTCCACCTTCGGCCAGTCCTTGACATCCAGGAACTTTCCCCAGGGCTCGGTGTGTCCTGTGAATCTCTTCATGAACGACGCATAGCAGTATCTGCATCCGTGGGTGCATCCCGTGTACGGGTTGACCGCATAACCACCCAGCGGACCGGATGATTTGGTCATGATGTTCTTCGTCTCTATCTCCTTAACCACTATATCGCTCATAATCTCCACTCTTTCTGCCTGACCAGAAGCTCCTCGTAGGCTCTGGGAAGCTCCTGTATCATGTTCTCCTCGTCCATGATGTCTTTTACATCCTCCTTCATGAAGACGCTGACGCCCGATTCGATGGCCGAATCGGCGATGTCCTGTATCCAATCGCGCTGCGATACGGCCTTTCCTCTGCGGTTTCCAGTCTCCGTACCGAGGACTATCCAATCGACTCCTTCGAAATCAATGTCAGATATGCGGTCGAACATCGGTTCGAAAGTAATGTGGTAGCTTCCCGCACGGACATTCCTCCGAAGCTCCCTTATCCTGCCCTTCTCGGAATCTCTTGTGATGGTCACACCAAAGCACACGTTATCCATATCGCACCTAATCCTCAATCTGTCCGGGGATTTGGTCAGGAATATGTACTGGTGCTGCGGGTTATTCCCGACGGCATCCATGGTAGTGTCTATCCATTCCCTTTTCCAATCGGAGAGGTCGCTCATCCCGGTCATGAAGTAGATGCGCGGGCGTTTTCTGTCCAGGATCCTCAGTTTTGTCGGGAAGAACTGCGGTATCGAGAAGTCCTCCGTCACATGATATCTTCTGACGACGGTTCTCGTATAGCAATACTCGCATCCTCTGGTGCACCCTATGACCGCGTTCAGGCACTGTATCTCCGATTTCAGGCATCTTATTGACATCGATCATGATTCCATACCCATGGAGGTTAAATAACCAATTAGCCCGGCAACCGGCTCAGACCTCTCACCTACCCTTATCTATCAGTAAGACCCATCATCCATCGCAGGAACGATGGTAGCATCCGAGCAGGATGTGAGACGCATGTGGAAAAGAAAGAGGCGTTTTTCTGCACTGTTCTGACCAACAGAGTAGATTATTTATTGTGTTTTTTTGATTCATTTCCGAACTGAGCGTGACATCTGAGATGCAGATGTTTGTTGAGTTTGGGAAATCATATGTCGGATGAAGACAAAAGAGGCTTCGTTTTCCACTCGTCTCAGGGAGAGACGGAGCTTTCGATCGAAGAGGTAAAGCAGCTCGCAGAGCGGAACGATCCGGATGGATTGTACGCGCTCGGGATGGCATATCTCTACGGTTGGGACATCCCCCAGGATGAGGCCTTGGGGTACAAGTATCTCGAGGAGGCATCAGATAAGGGCCAGAGCGAGGCCATGACCCTTCTGGTCAGGATGTACATGCAGGGTGAGTATGACGGCATGGATCAGGAGAAGGCCGCCAAGATGTCCATCCTGGCCGCCAAAGACGGCATCCCCGATGCCCAGCTGTACGCAGGATTGGCCTACATGGACGGCATAGCCGTCAAACAGGATTACAAGGAAGCCGTAAGGTTGTTCCGTCTGGCAGCTAACCAGGGGAATGATGAGGCCCGCACGAATCTCGCTTTCCTCTTCCAGGAAGGTCTGGGTGTCGAGAAGGACGAATCCAAGGCATTCAAGATGTACAGGACCTCGGCCAATAACGGCAACCTCAATGCCATGTTCCATCTTGCCATCGCCTATGAGTTCGGTACCGGTACCAAAAGGGACATCTCCAAGGCAGTGGAATGGTACGCAAAAGGCTCTGATTCCAACGATCCATTCGCCGCCGAGAGGCTTGCTTACATCTATGCCGAGGGTATCGAAGGCATCGAACCCGATGCCGACAAAGCATTCGAATTGTTCTTGAAGGCAGCCAATGCAGGCATCCCCGGAGCCATGTTCATGGTCGGCTACTGTTACGTCGGAGGGCATGGCGTATCCCCCGATGTCGAAGAGGCCAAGAAGTGGCTGAAGATGGCCGCTGACAGCGATATCCCCGAGGCCAAGGAACTGTTGGCCCAACTGTGATTTATATTGTCCAATCCATAGGGGTCTCGATAAAATGGACAGCGAGAACCTCAAAGCAAGCGCAGAGGCAGGAGACGTCGAATCCCAGTACAAGCTAGGACTCAACTACATCTATGGTACGGATGTCCCTAAGGACACCACCAAGGCCGCTGAGTGGTTCAAGAAGGCGGCAGATCAGGGATACCTCCCCGCACGCAGGGAACTCGCTTTGCTCCTGGCCGCCGGTGACGGTGTCGATGTTGACATGGAGAAAGCCATTCAATACCTCTCGGAGGCAGCTGACCAGCTCGATCCCAGCGCATTGTACCACCTCGGACTCATGTATGAGGTAGGAATCGGAATCCCCAAGGATCTCCAAAAGAGCGTCAGGATGCTCGCTTACGCGGCAGAGATGGGATATCCCGGAGCGGATACAGACGCTGAGAGAGTCGATAAGATACTCTACGACGAGAGGGTCAAGAAGCTCCGCGCCAGACCTCTCTTGCACCTCCAGATTTCCGATGTGGATGTCGAGGCTGCTTGCTGCAAGCCGATGCTGGACCATCTCATATCCGAGGATATAGTCTTCATCGACTCCAGGACAGGCCCCGCACTTCTGGGCGAGGACAAGGACGGAATGGACGCTGTACTGGACCACTGCCCGTTCTGCGGAGCACCTATCCAGATCATACCCCGCGACACCAAGTTCTGATGAATATGGACGATACGGACCAGCAGATAGAGTTCCTGAAGGAGAAGCTCTCCATTCTCAGGGAGTAGATGCCCGAGACACCTCTCGATGCCGAGAAGAAGGCCATGGAGGTAGGGCTCATAGAGGAACAGCTGGCCGAGCTCTATCAGCAGAAAGGAATGCTGACAGACGATTCTCCCAAAACATCTAACGATCTCGATTCGCTCTCAGAGGAGATCGGATCCATCACGGACGAGCTGATGGAGATCGAGATCAAGATGCTCAAAGCGGAGATGTCCGGAGACGACAGCGAGAAGATCAAGCTTCAGCTATCCGCCAACGCACTCAAATCCAGGAGGCAGGCTCTTATCGATGAGGTTAGGAACATGAACTCCCAGACCACAGACTCGTCCGGAGATCTGGAGGCCCGCATCGCCGCTCTGGAGAAGGAGGTCAGCGACCTCAAAGCATTAATCTACCAATTAATTACGAGATGATACCATGGAAACCAATGAGTTGGAGAAGGCCTATCTGGCCTCTAAGGTCGTGATGAAGGGTGATTATCCCTATTTCATCAACGCCATTTCGGACGGAAACCCCTCTATCTCACGCGAGCTTCTCGACCAGATAGTCGGAAACTTCCAGAGATTGACAGACCTCGACACCGACGTCTATCTAGCTCCGGAAGCTATGGGAATCCCCATCGCAGCTGCACTTACCATGCGCACCGGAGTTCCATTCCAGATCATCCGTAAGAGAGGACATGGCATCCCAGAGGAGATCAAGCTGAAGAAGGCCACCGGCTACGAGACCGCCGATATGTTCCTGAGCTTCATGGAGCCGGGTACAAAGGCCATACTGGTCGATGATGTTGTCAGCACTGGAGGTACTCTGGAGGCCATCGTGAACATTTTACGTGAACACGACATCATCATCGAAAAGGCCCTCTGCGTCCTGAACAAGTGCAAGGATCTTGATGCCCTTTCCGAGAAGATAGGAATACCGATCTACACGCTCATCGATGTCGCTGTCGAGGACGGAAAACCCGTTCTCAGACAATAAGGGGGAGTAGTCATGTTCGCGGATGCCTGCCAGAAAGCCATGGGATACACACGTCCGGTAGCCGTCTCGACTCGTACTCTCGACGGCACATTGCGTACGGATATCGCTTCCTTCATAGTCGTCAACAAGGACGGTTGGGCCATTACCGCGGGCCACGTATTCGATTCCTTCGCCAAATTCCAGAGCGACAGCAAGAAGATGGAGGAGATCGATGTGATCAATTCCGGAAGATCTCAAGGCGCAGGAAAGCTCTCCGGCGAGATAAAGAAGGACAAAACCTTCCTAACCAACCATTCATTCTGGTGGGGATGGGACGGAGTCATGTTATCCACGGTCACCATCAACCGTCAGGCGGACATCGCATTGGTGAAATTGGAGAACTTTGACCCCAAGAATGTTCCCGAGTACCCCGTGTTCGCCGATTCATCCCACATGAGGATAGGCACAAGCGTTTGCCGCGGCGGCTATCCATTCATAGAGATCACTCCCAAGTTCCTTGAGGACAGGAAGGCTTTCAGCATCCCTTCCATACCTCATGACAAGTTCTTCTACCCCATAGACGGGATATTCACCCACTACGAGGACAAGGGCAAATCGAAAGACGGCAGCCTTGACCTCAAGTACATAGAGACCTCATCAATCGGTCTGAGAGGCCAGTCTGGCGGTCCGATCTTCGATGCTCAGGGAAGGATCTACGGAATGCAGATACTCACAGAGCACCGTGTAACCGGATTCCACCCTACTGCAGAGGTCGATGGGCAGAAGTACATCGAGACTCAGTTCATGAACGTGGGTGTCGGACTGCATGTGGACACCATCCTTCAGCTCATGGATATGAGGAACGTCAGGTATCAGAAGGAAGGCGACGAGAGCGGTTTCAGGATCGTCGACTGATCAGAATTTATCTGAAATCTCTGACGGAGAGTTGACGTATTTCAGGCCGTGCTTGACGCAGTAATCCTCGTTCAGCTCGTAGCCGTATGTGGCTGCCAGGAAGTCCGTGCCAGAGACTTTCGATGCCCTGTAATCATCCAAACCATCGCCGATCATCACTGCTTCTTCAGGCAGCACATCCACGTCGTAGATGCACATGTCTATCAGGTCCTCTTTGACGTAGGGTATCACAAAGCTCGCTCCGTGTACGGTATCGAAGTAGTCGATAATCCCATAGTTCTCCAGCGTACTCTTTGCATACTCATCTGCCATGAGAGTGGCCAGACCAATAAGGTATCCTCTTTCCTTGAGGTCTATGAGGACTTCTTTTATGCCGTCGAACAGTTCGGACATCGCCTGTCCGAATTCTACGTAGAATTTCGTGTAGACCTTAATGGCCTCATCGATATCTATCGTAGGATCATCTAGAATCATCCTCAGATTCTCATCGAAAGGTCCGCAAAGGCCCTCGGCGATCCTGTCGTCCGTGATGTCCATCTTGCCATAATGCTCTCCAGTCCTCTTGTAGCAGTAGGCGATACCTGGGGAAGAATTGTTGACGGTACCGTCTAGATCGAAGATCAGGAGCTTAGTATCTGGCATCAGCCCTCCAATCTGCACCACTAATAAAAATCTACACGCCATTAGGTAGGATGTTGAAAGGATAGATAACGAATTAGATGTAAATAATATATCTAATAAAGCTACAAGCTAAATTAATAAAGATACAATGAACAACAAACCCGTATCGAAGGAAAAACTCGTGGAACTCTTCCATAACGGGGCTATCCGCAAGCTCGAGGAACATGAGATATTCGCTATGCGTGCCAATACTAATCCGGATCGCGAGAACGTGTACTCTGAACTAAGCACCTATGCGGACATCGAATCGCGCTACTACGATATGGCCGAGCATTACTATGCTGAAAACTTCTCTTATTTCGAGAATGGATCGAACGAAGATCTTCTAGAAATGACGAAGGAGAGCGAGCTGCCTCCAAGATTGTATGCAGAGTATCTGAGGGAGATCGATCCGGCCGAGAGGCTGAATGAGAAGATCACCCATGCCTACCTCACTAATCTGAAGAAGAACATCACCAAGATAAGGGACGAGATGAGATGATCTACGATTCGGATGAATGTGCTGTAATCGAATCTATCCGGAACCGCAAGAGTTCTGAGCGCGTCATATACAACAGCATGGAGTTCCTTCCACCTTCTTTCATTTCCGCTATGGACTGTCAGATGCAACTGGATCTGTCGAGATGCGATGCGATGCTCAGGATAGCAAAGAACGATTTCTCGAATCTTGACGAGGATCTCATTGCCCTGGCCCCTCACCCCATCTAGCTTCCTGTAGAATTGCACCAGCATTACATGGAAAGCC
The nucleotide sequence above comes from Methanomassiliicoccales archaeon LGM-RCC1. Encoded proteins:
- a CDS encoding DUF5131 family protein translates to MSIRCLKSEIQCLNAVIGCTRGCEYCYTRTVVRRYHVTEDFSIPQFFPTKLRILDRKRPRIYFMTGMSDLSDWKREWIDTTMDAVGNNPQHQYIFLTKSPDRLRIRCDMDNVCFGVTITRDSEKGRIRELRRNVRAGSYHITFEPMFDRISDIDFEGVDWIVLGTETGNRRGKAVSQRDWIQDIADSAIESGVSVFMKEDVKDIMDEENMIQELPRAYEELLVRQKEWRL
- a CDS encoding SEL1-like repeat protein, which gives rise to MSDEDKRGFVFHSSQGETELSIEEVKQLAERNDPDGLYALGMAYLYGWDIPQDEALGYKYLEEASDKGQSEAMTLLVRMYMQGEYDGMDQEKAAKMSILAAKDGIPDAQLYAGLAYMDGIAVKQDYKEAVRLFRLAANQGNDEARTNLAFLFQEGLGVEKDESKAFKMYRTSANNGNLNAMFHLAIAYEFGTGTKRDISKAVEWYAKGSDSNDPFAAERLAYIYAEGIEGIEPDADKAFELFLKAANAGIPGAMFMVGYCYVGGHGVSPDVEEAKKWLKMAADSDIPEAKELLAQL
- a CDS encoding adenine phosphoribosyltransferase, encoding METNELEKAYLASKVVMKGDYPYFINAISDGNPSISRELLDQIVGNFQRLTDLDTDVYLAPEAMGIPIAAALTMRTGVPFQIIRKRGHGIPEEIKLKKATGYETADMFLSFMEPGTKAILVDDVVSTGGTLEAIVNILREHDIIIEKALCVLNKCKDLDALSEKIGIPIYTLIDVAVEDGKPVLRQ
- a CDS encoding radical SAM mobile pair protein B encodes the protein MSDIVVKEIETKNIMTKSSGPLGGYAVNPYTGCTHGCRYCYASFMKRFTGHTEPWGKFLDVKDWPKVDPSKYDNQTVLIGTVTDPYVPQEKKYLRTRKLLEQLSGSKADITICTRSDLVLRDLDLLKSFERMTVSFSINTLDDSFRSDMDKAMSIERRLDAMKKLYDERIRTVTFISPVFPGITDIEAIIRRIKDQCDLVWLENLNLRGGFKSDILSYIEERYPNLVPLYKEIYTKKDRSYFIDQERKAESLAKELGCPFTDNWTPYGRAEPGHPVIVDYFYHEEVRKTNNSGVRNRK
- a CDS encoding serine protease, whose translation is MFADACQKAMGYTRPVAVSTRTLDGTLRTDIASFIVVNKDGWAITAGHVFDSFAKFQSDSKKMEEIDVINSGRSQGAGKLSGEIKKDKTFLTNHSFWWGWDGVMLSTVTINRQADIALVKLENFDPKNVPEYPVFADSSHMRIGTSVCRGGYPFIEITPKFLEDRKAFSIPSIPHDKFFYPIDGIFTHYEDKGKSKDGSLDLKYIETSSIGLRGQSGGPIFDAQGRIYGMQILTEHRVTGFHPTAEVDGQKYIETQFMNVGVGLHVDTILQLMDMRNVRYQKEGDESGFRIVD
- a CDS encoding HAD family hydrolase, whose amino-acid sequence is MPDTKLLIFDLDGTVNNSSPGIAYCYKRTGEHYGKMDITDDRIAEGLCGPFDENLRMILDDPTIDIDEAIKVYTKFYVEFGQAMSELFDGIKEVLIDLKERGYLIGLATLMADEYAKSTLENYGIIDYFDTVHGASFVIPYVKEDLIDMCIYDVDVLPEEAVMIGDGLDDYRASKVSGTDFLAATYGYELNEDYCVKHGLKYVNSPSEISDKF
- a CDS encoding tetratricopeptide repeat protein; the protein is MDSENLKASAEAGDVESQYKLGLNYIYGTDVPKDTTKAAEWFKKAADQGYLPARRELALLLAAGDGVDVDMEKAIQYLSEAADQLDPSALYHLGLMYEVGIGIPKDLQKSVRMLAYAAEMGYPGADTDAERVDKILYDERVKKLRARPLLHLQISDVDVEAACCKPMLDHLISEDIVFIDSRTGPALLGEDKDGMDAVLDHCPFCGAPIQIIPRDTKF